From the Amycolatopsis thermoflava N1165 genome, one window contains:
- a CDS encoding prepilin peptidase, which translates to MVQSAGAVWWMLGAAVAGFVLGAAASTLTRRFLARPRALAGAKWFGGALTAVVLAVLACRNGNRDELVVQSLVAVMGVPLAIIDWCEHRLPRALVLPQLAAMAVGFTAVSIVRTEPEPGLRALVASVALTAAFLALAVATAGGVGAGDVSLAAVAGAVSGWLGWPQVLGALVVALLLALCLVAIPAARGRDERGAAVVPFGPCLLGGTLAMVLATG; encoded by the coding sequence ATGGTGCAGTCGGCAGGCGCGGTGTGGTGGATGCTCGGTGCCGCCGTTGCGGGGTTCGTACTGGGGGCCGCGGCGAGCACCTTGACCCGCCGGTTCCTGGCACGACCCCGCGCCCTTGCGGGCGCCAAGTGGTTCGGCGGCGCGCTGACGGCGGTCGTGCTGGCGGTCCTTGCCTGCCGGAACGGGAACCGTGACGAGTTGGTGGTTCAGAGCCTGGTGGCCGTCATGGGCGTTCCGCTCGCGATCATCGACTGGTGCGAGCATCGTCTGCCCCGCGCCTTGGTCCTGCCACAACTGGCGGCCATGGCCGTCGGGTTCACGGCCGTTTCCATCGTCCGCACCGAACCGGAGCCGGGGCTCCGTGCCCTCGTTGCGTCGGTAGCGCTTACTGCGGCCTTCCTGGCCCTGGCTGTCGCCACTGCGGGCGGTGTGGGCGCCGGGGACGTGAGCCTTGCCGCTGTCGCCGGCGCGGTGTCCGGTTGGCTGGGGTGGCCACAGGTTCTCGGGGCGCTCGTCGTGGCGCTGTTGCTTGCCCTGTGCCTCGTGGCAATCCCAGCGGCCCGCGGACGAGACGAGCGTGGAGCAGCGGTCGTGCCTTTCGGGCCGTGCCTGCTCGGCGGGACTCTCGCCATGGTGCTGGCCACCGGCTGA
- a CDS encoding helix-turn-helix domain-containing protein, with protein sequence MRVINSFATAVHRLRRERGMSVRKIAQAVGYSESYLSKMLHGHRRLSPEAVKAIDAALRADGELERIAREQDAGRRPPARPMQLPAAAVDFVGREEFLHQLDTALITQARPGTAVTAVIEGGFWVGKTELALQWAARVEGRFPGGCLFADMRGLAPGTAAEPNEVLDAFLHALGAGPDALRGSIDERAASYRSLLAQRPAVVVLDNIANYDQIRHLLPGAGSAVVVTSREHQPGLLLHTGGLHIELPPLSEQEALSLLGLRIGDARVTAERIAAKAVVQRCGRLPMAVLIAAEHIRQRHHGSLTGLAEELAAEARRLDLFASAEPSVSIHSVVDLSYLALPPQARRVFRLLGFSPAWLASVESTAALTGLSAERSRAMLEVLRHAHLLDNAHGGRLRMNDLLRAYAHERAVVEEPLSELERAHDRVLNWYLATAWHAGNALAPDWSGRELAAGDEAGIEPLRFDNGGYDAAIAWCDAEAETAIHIARQARSHLVRDAVWALPTLFLPYFYVTKNWGTWLTAATEGLAAARRDGSTRGVAWCLHSLGWAQHELGRTEEAITHLREAVRLRGDDERVRAWTLFALGAALLAGGERAEAGECLAEARDLFARQEFDLGLAFTGATLAHVHQAAGDMSAATRAAAEALAHAQKVAVPPVLGLAHHQYGMLLLQQRSYRAALTQFDAALRLRRVSRERWAEAETLVARAETLVKLGDVPLARSCYHEAAGIFESLHDPRTLDVRARAARLETL encoded by the coding sequence ATGCGGGTGATCAACAGCTTTGCCACGGCGGTGCACAGGCTGCGCCGCGAGCGCGGCATGTCGGTGCGGAAAATCGCCCAGGCGGTGGGCTACAGCGAGAGCTACCTGTCGAAGATGCTGCACGGGCACAGGCGGCTGTCACCGGAAGCGGTCAAGGCGATCGATGCGGCTCTCCGAGCGGACGGTGAACTGGAACGCATCGCCCGCGAGCAGGATGCCGGGCGCCGTCCGCCGGCGCGCCCGATGCAGTTACCGGCGGCCGCGGTGGACTTCGTCGGCCGGGAGGAGTTCCTGCATCAGCTCGACACCGCCCTGATCACGCAGGCGCGTCCGGGGACGGCCGTGACCGCGGTGATCGAGGGCGGTTTCTGGGTGGGCAAGACTGAGCTGGCCCTGCAGTGGGCCGCGCGGGTGGAGGGCCGGTTCCCGGGTGGATGCCTCTTCGCCGACATGCGGGGGCTGGCGCCCGGTACAGCCGCGGAGCCGAACGAGGTCCTCGACGCTTTTTTGCATGCACTTGGTGCCGGTCCGGACGCACTGCGCGGCTCGATCGACGAGCGCGCCGCGAGCTACCGCTCGCTGCTCGCCCAGCGGCCGGCGGTGGTCGTACTTGACAACATCGCCAACTACGACCAGATCCGGCACCTACTCCCAGGAGCGGGTAGCGCGGTGGTCGTGACCAGCCGGGAGCACCAGCCGGGTCTGCTGCTGCACACCGGCGGTCTCCACATCGAGCTGCCACCTCTGAGCGAGCAGGAGGCCCTGTCCCTGCTTGGGCTGCGCATCGGCGACGCCCGGGTTACCGCCGAGCGGATCGCGGCTAAGGCGGTCGTGCAGCGGTGCGGACGGTTGCCGATGGCGGTGCTGATCGCCGCCGAGCACATCCGGCAACGGCACCATGGCTCGTTGACGGGACTGGCGGAGGAGCTTGCTGCGGAGGCGCGCCGGCTGGACTTGTTCGCCTCAGCGGAGCCGTCGGTCAGCATCCACTCTGTCGTCGACCTGTCCTATCTCGCCCTCCCGCCGCAGGCTCGTCGAGTGTTTCGGCTGCTTGGCTTCAGCCCGGCGTGGCTGGCCAGCGTGGAATCCACGGCAGCGCTCACCGGGTTGAGCGCGGAGCGATCCCGGGCGATGCTGGAGGTCCTGCGTCATGCGCACCTGCTCGACAACGCGCATGGCGGGCGGCTGCGTATGAACGACTTGCTGCGGGCCTACGCACACGAGCGCGCCGTGGTCGAGGAGCCCCTGTCCGAACTCGAGCGGGCGCACGACCGAGTTCTCAACTGGTACCTCGCGACCGCCTGGCATGCGGGAAACGCGCTGGCGCCCGACTGGTCTGGGCGTGAGCTGGCCGCCGGCGACGAGGCTGGGATCGAGCCGCTGCGGTTCGACAATGGCGGCTACGACGCGGCGATCGCCTGGTGCGATGCCGAGGCCGAGACGGCGATCCACATTGCCCGTCAAGCGCGTAGCCACCTCGTGCGCGACGCGGTGTGGGCTTTGCCGACCCTGTTCCTACCCTACTTCTACGTGACCAAGAACTGGGGGACTTGGCTGACGGCGGCCACCGAGGGCTTGGCCGCCGCGCGGCGCGATGGCAGCACCCGGGGCGTCGCGTGGTGCCTGCACAGCCTGGGCTGGGCGCAGCACGAACTCGGCCGCACGGAGGAAGCGATCACCCACCTCCGGGAGGCAGTGCGGCTGCGCGGGGATGACGAGCGCGTCAGGGCCTGGACGCTGTTCGCGCTCGGGGCGGCGCTGCTGGCCGGAGGCGAGCGAGCGGAGGCAGGTGAGTGCCTCGCCGAAGCCCGCGACCTCTTCGCTCGCCAGGAATTCGACCTCGGCCTGGCCTTCACCGGTGCCACGCTCGCGCACGTGCACCAGGCAGCAGGCGACATGTCTGCTGCCACTCGCGCTGCCGCGGAGGCCCTTGCACATGCTCAGAAGGTCGCCGTGCCACCCGTGCTTGGCCTGGCTCACCATCAGTACGGGATGTTGCTGTTGCAGCAGCGGAGCTACCGTGCTGCGCTGACCCAGTTCGACGCCGCGTTGCGGCTGCGGCGGGTCAGCCGTGAGCGCTGGGCGGAGGCTGAGACGCTCGTCGCCCGTGCCGAGACTTTGGTCAAGCTGGGCGACGTCCCGTTGGCCCGTTCCTGCTACCACGAGGCCGCCGGCATCTTCGAATCCCTGCACGATCCTCGCACTCTCGACGTCCGTGCCAGGGCTGCGCGACTGGAGACGCTCTGA